The nucleotide window CCGATCGCGCTGTGGTGGGGCTGGCCGCGCGCCCGTGCAAAGGAGGCGGCATGAGCGTGAATACGCTACTGCGGCTGATCCTGGTCTTCGGCTCGCTCTCGGCCCTCTCGATCGGCGGCGGCAACACCGTGCTGCCGCAGATGCACTTGGATGCGGTGCGGAATTACCACTGGATCACCGATCGGCAGTTTGCGGATCTCTTCGCGATCTCGCAGGCGGCGCCGGGGCCGAGCATTCTCATCGTCACGCTGATCGGCTACGCCGCGGCGGGCTGGGGCGGCGCGCTGGTGGCCACGATCGCGATGATCGTGCCGGCGGGCGCGCTGGTCTATTTCGCGGCGCGATTCTGGAACAGCGCGAAGGAAGCCGCGTGGCGGCACGCCGTCGAGAAGGGCTTTGCGCCGCTCACGGTCGGCCTCGTGCTCGCGAGCGGCGTGATCGTCGCGAAATCGGCGGACCACGGCTATCGCCAGTGGGCGCTCACGGCGGTGGCGACGGTAATTTTCACCTGCACGAAGACGAATCCCCTGATTGTCGTGGGCGTGGCGGGAGTGCTCGGCTGGCTCGGCTGGGTTTGATACGACCGCCCGGTGGTGCGGGTGCGAATTCCTTCCGAAATATGCTCAAGACCATCGGAATCATTCTTGTCGTGATCGGAATCGGCGTGCTTGTCGTGCCCAGCATCTCGTTCACCAAAAAGGAAAAGGTCCTCGACCTCGGCCCGATTCAGGCCACCGCGGAGAAGAAGGAGACGATCCCGCTTTCCCCGATCCTCGGCGTATCGGCTCTCGTGGTCGGCGCGGGATTGCTCGTGGTCGGCGCGACGAAAAAGGCCTGATCGACGCTCAGCGCGCACCGGGCAGCCGGTAGATCGTGAAGTTTTCCGCCCGCGCCTCGATCGGCAGTTCGAGTGCCCAGCGTTTGCGGGAATCGGGGTAGCGCGCTTCTTCGGGAGCGCCCCAGAAGAGGTAGCTCACGCCGAGGCGCTTCGCGTTTTCCTGCCAGCCAGGGCCGGCATTCATGAGGTTGTCGAGC belongs to Chthoniobacterales bacterium and includes:
- a CDS encoding chromate transporter, with product MNTLLRLILVFGSLSALSIGGGNTVLPQMHLDAVRNYHWITDRQFADLFAISQAAPGPSILIVTLIGYAAAGWGGALVATIAMIVPAGALVYFAARFWNSAKEAAWRHAVEKGFAPLTVGLVLASGVIVAKSADHGYRQWALTAVATVIFTCTKTNPLIVVGVAGVLGWLGWV